From Brassica oleracea var. oleracea cultivar TO1000 chromosome C3, BOL, whole genome shotgun sequence, a single genomic window includes:
- the LOC106333061 gene encoding probable protein phosphatase 2C 30: protein MHSRVRSRRDKLTMNRLVIMAPESPVFFPSPLVFSPTSVKTPSSSPRSTPQKLTMVACPSRKAKETTPCPGSDTVLKRKRPPMLDLKLPPVVASWCSTTVKTPEKADEVVEVEEDGLYSVYCKRGRRGPTEDRYVAAVPDERVRKKAFFGVFDGHGGSKAAEFAAKNIGSNIEAAMEAARSGESVYSVERAIREGYIKTDEDFLKEGSRGGACCVTALISEGELAVSNAGDCRAVISRGGVAEALTTDHNPGQADELKRIEALGGYVDCCNGVWRIQGTLAVSRGIGDRYLKEWVIAEPETKTLRIKPEFEFLILASDGLWDKVTNQEAVDVVRPYCVDVENPKTLSACQKLVELSGKRGSLDDISLIIIQLQKFVP from the exons AGAGTTCGATCAAGAAGAGACAAACTTACCATGAACAGATTAGTGATAATGGCTCCGGAATCTCCTGTTTTTTTTCCGTCTCCGCTTGTTTTTTCTCCAACATCGGTCAAAACGCCGTCGTCTTCACCACGTTCAACACCACAGAAGCTGACAATGGTAGCGTGTCCTTCAAGGAAGGCCAAAGAGACGACTCCGTGTCCTGGCTCCGACACCGTGTTGAAAAGAAAAAGACCACCGATGCTTGACCTAAAGTTGCCTCCGGTGGTTGCATCGTGGTGTAGTACGACGGTGAAGACGCCGGAAAAAGCGGATGAGGTTGTCGAAGTAGAAGAAGATGGATTATACTCTGTTTATTGCAAGAGAGGAAGACGTGGACCAACAGAAGATCGGTACGTCGCGGCGGTTCCCGACGAAAGAGTACGTAAAAAGGCTTTCTTCGGCGTTTTCGACGGCCACGGCGGATCCAAAGCGGCGGAGTTCGCGGCCAAGAATATCGGTAGCAACATTGAGGCGGCGATGGAGGCAGCGAGGTCGGGAGAAAGTGTTTACTCGGTTGAGAGAGCGATAAGAGAGGGTTACATAAAAACTGACGAGGACTTCTTGAAAGAAGGCTCGAGAGGCGGCGCGTGTTGCGTAACCGCTCTTATATCTGAAGGCGAGCTTGCGGTTTCGAATGCCGGAGATTGCCGGGCTGTTATAAGCCGCGGTGGAGTTGCGGAAGCTCTTACTACCGATCACAATCCTGGTCAAGCAGATGAGCTCAAAAGGATTGAAGCATTG GGTGGTTATGTTGACTGCTGCAACGGCGTGTGGAGAATTCAAGGAACATTAGCCGTCTCACGAGGAATTGGAGATCGGTATCTCAAGGAGTGGGTAATAGCTGAACCAGAAACAAAAACATTACGGATTAAACCGGAATTTGAGTTCTTGATCTTAGCATCTGACGGCCTTTGGGATAAG GTAACGAACCAGGAGGCGGTTGATGTAGTTCGACCATACTGCGTAGATGTGGAGAATCCAAAGACACTCTCTGCTTGCCAGAAACTAGTCGAGCTATCCGGTAAGAGAGGGTCCTTGGATGATATTAGTCTGATCATAATTCAGCTACAAAAGTTTGTGCCATGA